Proteins encoded by one window of Arcobacter sp. LA11:
- a CDS encoding DUF5801 repeats-in-toxin domain-containing protein, with protein MTLTVDETEGVDSPADDNGDRSSKADFSSLFSTVLVGGVSTANYGTDGAGSVSYSLSLTNSAGTILTLGSGLYALDATDTVTTDGDEIGQGDEIIMSVNASGVIEGKANGEVYFTISTDANGVVTFTQTKNIWHDDTSDHNDAEGIALSKLANEDVSIVLTQTVTDADGDTDTASVKLVSSEDTEDVAQFNILDDGPSANMLKGDDSKVILKTDDIDTKGAASDTDVTTASFSGVFSVSPTSGYGTDGAGKTEIEYKLEAVDGTDSGLTSQGVAITLSLVNGEVVGTAGSIEVFTVSVNKTTGQVTLTQNEPIDHVDENADGDATNNDANLATLTDNLIKLSATVEITDADGDTASDTETVNIGSNLKFTDDTPSASDTDLDVKLDVDPVITNLTIVLDISGSMSGQKLEIQKTAAQNLIEEYSKLGQVNVKIVTFNAGSSSEAWITNDVQGAKDAITNITTASGNTNYEAALDEVMTSYDTVGDPEPSSTQDVFYFLSDGVPTVGDADNNINAWKDFANAEFDDVFVIGMGANADLDGNDRGSLEDITNVVGDADTTGHPAVKVIDFSDLSDTLISTVNTNVTVIHTGGTNTLDYDFGADGPADGTGINPDADKLSFVWGTATGTDSNGAALTLTWEVSSDGKTLIGKDGTDTVIKIEANLSTKTYDIVEISPTLDIATLEIPFTVTDADGDSTTSKVTIDIVPDGNPEIIGDKNTVYEKGLDDPIDNSEKDTGVVKVKSPDGIATITIGGVVFTEAELLATNTTPSSPIDTVEGLMVITGYDKALGEVSYEYTLKDNLPHTTAPGQIIVDTISLEIKDPDGDTSTGTVIVDIIDDVPTVDVTKTNAIEPTLTVDETDLTVDAKASFAGMFTSTEDAGADGKDASKSSTEYTLDVKAVNADTGLVDIATGEKVVLTENASGVVEGRTETTGELVFTVSVNETTGEVTLDQKRALTHPDATNPDDEVSLTADDLVTLTRTDVLTDNDGDKATDSESIDIGKNLLFKDDGPAVDVTKTNAIEPTLTVDETDLTVDAKANFAAMFTSTEDAGADGKDASKSSTEYTLDVKAANADTGLVDIATGEKVLLTETVSGVVEGRTETTGELVFTVSVDATTGEVTLDQKRALTHPDATNPDDEVSLTADDLVTLTRTDVLTDNDGDKATDSESIDIGKNLLFKDDGPAVDVKKTNITEPTLTVDETNLTVDAKANFAGMFTVMSSDAGADGEDTSKSSTKYTLDVKANGADSGLVDVATGEKVVLTENASGVIEGRTETGGVLVFTVSVNETTAEVTLDQQRALKHPDATNPDDEVSLQADDLVTLTRTDVLTDNDGDKAEDSATLDIGKNLVFKDDGPTVDIYSKNEEQVILRTDDVDTKGTASDTASSTYNFGATFIQTLPSGQTAGEDGLAKAETEYKLEAVNGTDSGLTSQGVAITLSLVNGEVIGTAGSTEVFKVSVDANGVVTLKQSETIDHVDENADGDATNNDANLATLVDDLIKLSATVTITDKDGDTASDTETINIGSNLQFTDDTPDASSTDLDVKVNVDPIITNLTVVLDISGSMQGQNLEIQKTAAQNLIEEYSKLGQVNVKIVTFNAGSSSEAWISNDVQGAKDAIDNITTASGSTNYEAALQEVMDTYDTAGDPEPSSTQDVFYFLSDGVPTSGDADNNINAWKDFANAEFDDVFVIGMGANADLDGNDRGSLEDITNVVGDADTTGHPAQKVIDFSDLSDTLISTVNTNVTVTHTGGTNTLDYDFGADGPADGTGINPDADKLSFVWGTATGTDSNGAALTLTWEVSSDGKTLIGKDGTDVVIKIEADLTTKTYDITEISPTLDVATLDIPFTVTDADGDSTSSNVTIDITTDSNPTVLGDTNTVYEKGLDNPSDDSEIAIGKFKVTSPDGIATVTIGTVVFTEAELLATNTTPSSPIDTVEGNLVITGYDQTTGEVSYEYTLKDNLDHTTAPGVEIIDNINLELKDSDGDITNGSLKIKIIDDTPDAKADENSIDENSLTVSGNVVTGGSANDVADDSGADKHGVNDTVVVGVEFGGTAGTVGSEIQGLYGKLILNDDGSYTYELDNTNPTVDALTDGDKLEEVFNYTIEDKDGDQDSTTLKITINGKTDALSIDVENTQVDEDFIPNVGNQTDPDTDAVANQNVDTGDITTVGADTITFKDGQTTTLTSEGDSIDLVYSNSDKTITGMANGEAVFVATIAADGKSYTFELKGQVDHPVMNSEDTVNLPLVIEVSNSEKTITDTLNVTIADDIPSAADASATIDLNPDPVNLVFTLDVSGSMGEEVSGTGKDRLTIAKEAMEDLVAEYKNLGHDVLVQVNTFSTTASGTGAWMTASELETFLNTLSDGGWTNYEDALQTTEANYSVSPNGGKTYAYFLSDGNPTVEMDDSTTTPDDVTAGDTQDGIDDFIDTSYENSWNAFVNNPTNNIAGTYAVGIGTNVSTTYLSQVSSNVIEVDNPADLSATLQNTVVFETGSLDFDFGADGAADGTNVKLDGDKLAFTWETPTATDANGATVAVVWVVSSNGKVLTGTIAGETVVKLEAKDILSDNPKYEITQLDKDSGIEDIKVPYTVTDGDGDSVTANLNIDVVVPVNDTPTIDIAGPVEVDEDKLIDTADTDGYANNEVVTKSLNVDFGNDGAGTVEFVSGQTTDLTSQGKDITIELSNNGQTMTGVSSDGRDVFTIELDVANDTYTYTLLDVVDHPQMDVEDRIDNNTFDMHYEVKVTDSNGDFETDSIKVKIADDIAESDDTCLTIHTTALENPVNLVFTIDVSGSMDSNVSNGNSRLDIATDATIDLINEYVNNNQDVMVQINTFSTSAESINIAGNADGWMTASQAITYLNSLNDGDGYTNFEHALAITEDNYETGTVPNPGAESYMYFLTDGNPNRGINLNGDDVEVDSNGNPVIVNQGPIDAASQAKWEAFASTFDDVYAIDIGGSIDTDKLSPITLTDDADHILDVSDINNLPQVLVNTATPKVFEGQLDFTFGADGAADGTGVKLDGDKLAFTWNTNDIKVNGVTNAAIIWTVSANGLEIVGKDASNKVVAKLEAQDIETNNPTYEISKLAPNSGIDSIELPFTVSDADGDTATSNVKVVIVETDSLSIDIEIGNPTVCPSNCPDPLGIWKLGDTVGSTKLDDISTNDNDGTYYGGYKLNQAGIDGSSTATHFWKSGQGYGVIDHDNAYEVDNGTVSFWFRDTGHIGDAGLFSKDSSGYDDGGHLNIKTLSDGRIEVRLQSDNNEYYVRTDANSFQLNEWHHVSFSFGSEGMKLYFDGVLVDTNSYTGGIANNEEPITLGIAQNQSGDQVANNLTNPYSGDMDDVSLYGCELSADQIHTMYTTKNDIIQNTGSTGYTYPVTIDVDLIDTDNSSANTVSDITLSNVPNDGILSAGTKNVDGTWTLDDTQLTDLTLTMPDATTPDFDITATVSFTNSTTGEDVIAVDNSIIENYAASDDDTIDLTSAINNNKADVIDMTNGESNTLKLDLQDIVDLDDSANAEKELKIFGEDGDEIVLEGGDAAWDKAGTETINGETFNVYKGGTAGTSNIKVLIDEDVSVDPDL; from the coding sequence CAGATACAGCATCAGTTAAATTAGTGTCAAGTGAAGATACAGAAGATGTAGCACAATTTAATATCTTAGATGATGGACCAAGTGCAAATATGTTAAAAGGTGATGACTCAAAAGTTATTTTAAAAACAGATGATATAGATACAAAAGGTGCTGCTTCTGATACAGATGTAACAACAGCTAGCTTTAGTGGAGTATTCAGTGTTTCTCCAACTTCTGGTTATGGAACAGATGGGGCAGGTAAAACTGAGATAGAATATAAATTAGAAGCTGTAGACGGAACAGATTCAGGATTAACAAGTCAAGGTGTAGCAATTACTCTTAGTCTTGTAAATGGGGAAGTAGTAGGAACTGCTGGTTCAATAGAAGTATTTACAGTTTCTGTAAATAAAACTACAGGACAAGTAACACTTACTCAAAATGAACCAATTGATCATGTAGATGAAAATGCAGATGGTGATGCAACAAACAACGATGCGAATCTTGCAACATTAACTGATAACTTAATTAAACTTAGTGCAACAGTTGAAATTACAGATGCAGATGGAGATACTGCAAGTGATACAGAAACAGTAAATATTGGATCAAATCTTAAATTTACAGATGATACACCAAGTGCGAGTGACACTGATTTAGATGTGAAATTAGATGTAGATCCAGTAATTACAAACTTAACAATCGTACTTGATATTTCAGGAAGTATGTCAGGACAAAAACTTGAGATTCAAAAAACAGCTGCACAAAATTTAATTGAAGAGTATTCAAAACTTGGACAAGTAAATGTTAAAATTGTAACATTTAATGCAGGTTCTTCAAGTGAAGCTTGGATAACAAATGATGTTCAAGGTGCAAAAGATGCAATCACAAATATTACAACTGCAAGTGGAAATACAAACTATGAAGCAGCTTTAGATGAAGTAATGACTAGTTATGATACGGTAGGCGATCCAGAGCCATCTTCAACTCAAGATGTATTCTACTTCTTATCAGATGGAGTACCAACAGTAGGTGATGCTGATAATAATATTAATGCTTGGAAAGATTTTGCAAATGCAGAGTTTGATGATGTATTTGTAATTGGAATGGGTGCAAATGCTGATTTAGATGGAAATGATAGAGGGAGTTTAGAAGATATTACAAATGTAGTTGGTGATGCAGATACTACAGGACATCCAGCTGTAAAAGTAATTGACTTCTCTGATTTATCAGATACATTAATTTCAACAGTAAATACAAATGTAACAGTTATTCACACTGGTGGAACAAATACATTAGATTATGATTTTGGAGCTGATGGACCAGCTGATGGAACAGGAATTAATCCAGATGCAGATAAGTTATCATTTGTATGGGGAACAGCAACTGGAACAGATTCAAATGGAGCTGCTTTAACATTAACATGGGAAGTTTCTTCAGATGGTAAAACATTAATTGGTAAAGATGGAACAGATACAGTTATTAAGATAGAAGCAAACTTAAGTACTAAAACTTATGATATTGTAGAGATTTCTCCTACTTTAGATATTGCGACATTAGAGATTCCATTTACTGTAACAGATGCAGATGGAGATAGTACTACTTCAAAAGTTACTATTGATATCGTACCTGATGGTAATCCAGAAATTATTGGAGATAAAAATACAGTATATGAAAAAGGATTAGATGATCCAATTGATAATAGTGAAAAAGATACAGGAGTAGTTAAAGTTAAATCTCCAGATGGTATTGCAACTATTACAATCGGTGGAGTTGTATTCACAGAAGCAGAACTTCTTGCTACAAATACAACGCCATCAAGTCCAATTGATACTGTTGAAGGTCTAATGGTTATTACTGGTTATGACAAAGCATTAGGTGAAGTTTCTTATGAATATACATTAAAAGATAATTTACCTCATACAACTGCACCAGGACAAATAATTGTAGATACTATTAGTTTAGAAATAAAAGATCCAGATGGAGATACAAGTACTGGAACAGTTATTGTTGATATTATAGATGATGTACCTACAGTAGATGTGACTAAAACAAATGCAATAGAGCCAACATTAACAGTAGATGAGACAGACTTAACAGTAGATGCTAAAGCAAGTTTTGCAGGAATGTTTACTTCAACAGAAGATGCAGGAGCAGATGGAAAAGATGCTTCAAAATCAAGTACTGAATATACATTAGATGTAAAAGCAGTAAATGCAGATACAGGATTAGTAGATATTGCAACAGGTGAAAAAGTTGTATTAACAGAAAATGCATCAGGAGTAGTAGAAGGTAGAACAGAAACTACAGGTGAATTAGTATTTACAGTATCTGTAAATGAAACAACTGGTGAAGTTACACTTGATCAAAAAAGAGCATTAACTCATCCAGATGCAACAAATCCAGATGATGAAGTAAGTTTAACAGCAGATGATTTAGTTACATTAACAAGAACAGATGTATTAACAGATAATGATGGTGATAAAGCTACAGATTCTGAAAGTATTGATATTGGTAAGAACTTATTATTTAAAGATGATGGACCAGCAGTAGATGTGACTAAAACAAATGCAATAGAGCCAACATTAACAGTAGATGAGACAGACTTAACAGTAGATGCTAAAGCTAATTTTGCAGCAATGTTTACTTCAACAGAAGATGCAGGAGCAGATGGAAAAGATGCTTCAAAATCAAGTACTGAATATACATTAGATGTAAAAGCAGCAAATGCAGATACAGGATTAGTAGATATTGCAACAGGTGAAAAAGTATTATTAACTGAAACAGTATCAGGAGTAGTAGAAGGAAGAACAGAAACTACAGGTGAATTAGTATTTACAGTGTCTGTAGATGCTACAACTGGTGAAGTAACACTTGATCAAAAAAGAGCATTAACTCATCCAGATGCAACAAATCCAGATGATGAAGTAAGTTTAACAGCAGATGATTTAGTTACATTAACAAGAACAGATGTATTAACAGATAATGATGGTGATAAAGCTACAGATTCTGAAAGTATTGATATTGGTAAGAACTTATTATTTAAAGATGATGGACCAGCAGTAGATGTTAAGAAAACAAATATTACTGAACCAACATTAACAGTAGATGAGACAAACTTAACAGTAGATGCTAAAGCTAATTTTGCAGGAATGTTTACTGTAATGAGTTCTGATGCAGGAGCTGATGGTGAAGATACATCAAAATCAAGTACTAAATATACACTAGATGTTAAAGCAAATGGAGCAGATAGTGGATTAGTCGATGTTGCAACAGGTGAAAAAGTTGTATTAACAGAAAATGCATCAGGAGTAATTGAAGGTAGAACAGAAACTGGTGGTGTATTAGTATTTACTGTATCTGTAAATGAAACTACAGCAGAAGTAACACTTGATCAACAAAGAGCATTAAAACATCCAGATGCAACAAATCCAGATGATGAAGTAAGTTTACAAGCAGATGATTTAGTAACATTAACTAGAACAGATGTATTAACAGATAATGATGGTGATAAAGCAGAAGATAGTGCTACATTAGACATTGGTAAAAATCTAGTATTTAAAGATGATGGACCAACAGTAGATATTTATTCTAAAAATGAAGAACAAGTTATTTTAAGAACAGATGATGTAGATACTAAAGGTACTGCTTCTGATACTGCTTCATCAACATATAATTTTGGTGCAACGTTTATCCAAACTTTACCTTCAGGTCAAACTGCGGGAGAAGATGGATTAGCAAAAGCAGAAACAGAATATAAATTAGAAGCTGTAAATGGAACAGATTCAGGATTAACAAGTCAAGGTGTAGCAATTACTCTTAGTCTTGTGAATGGTGAAGTAATAGGAACTGCTGGTTCAACAGAAGTATTTAAAGTATCTGTTGATGCAAATGGTGTTGTAACACTTAAACAAAGTGAAACAATTGACCATGTAGATGAAAATGCAGATGGTGATGCAACAAACAATGATGCGAATCTTGCAACATTAGTTGATGACTTAATTAAATTAAGTGCGACAGTAACTATTACAGATAAAGATGGTGATACAGCTAGTGATACAGAAACAATAAATATAGGTAGTAATCTTCAATTTACTGATGATACACCTGATGCAAGTTCTACAGATTTAGATGTTAAAGTAAATGTAGATCCAATTATTACAAACTTAACAGTAGTATTAGATATTTCAGGAAGTATGCAGGGGCAAAATCTTGAAATCCAAAAAACTGCAGCACAAAATTTAATAGAAGAGTATTCGAAACTTGGACAAGTAAATGTTAAAATTGTAACATTTAATGCAGGTTCATCAAGTGAAGCTTGGATTTCAAACGATGTTCAAGGTGCTAAAGATGCAATTGATAATATTACAACTGCAAGTGGAAGTACAAACTATGAAGCAGCATTACAAGAAGTAATGGATACATATGATACAGCAGGTGATCCAGAGCCATCATCAACTCAAGATGTATTCTATTTCTTATCTGATGGAGTTCCAACTTCAGGAGATGCTGATAATAATATCAATGCTTGGAAAGATTTTGCAAATGCAGAATTTGATGATGTATTTGTAATTGGAATGGGAGCAAATGCAGATCTAGATGGAAATGATAGAGGAAGTTTAGAAGATATTACAAATGTAGTTGGTGATGCTGATACTACAGGACATCCAGCTCAAAAAGTGATTGACTTCTCTGATTTATCAGATACATTGATTTCAACAGTAAATACAAATGTAACGGTAACACATACTGGTGGAACAAATACACTAGATTATGACTTTGGTGCAGATGGTCCAGCTGATGGAACGGGCATTAACCCAGATGCAGATAAATTATCATTTGTATGGGGAACAGCAACTGGTACAGATTCAAATGGAGCTGCTTTAACTTTAACTTGGGAAGTTTCTTCTGATGGTAAAACATTAATTGGTAAAGATGGAACAGATGTAGTCATTAAAATAGAAGCGGATTTAACTACTAAAACTTATGATATCACTGAGATTTCTCCTACTTTAGATGTAGCAACATTGGATATTCCATTTACTGTAACTGATGCAGATGGAGATAGTACTTCTTCAAATGTTACTATTGATATTACAACAGATAGTAACCCAACAGTTCTTGGTGATACAAACACTGTATATGAAAAAGGTTTAGATAATCCAAGTGATGATAGTGAAATTGCAATAGGTAAGTTTAAAGTTACTTCTCCTGATGGTATAGCAACTGTTACAATAGGTACAGTTGTATTTACAGAAGCAGAACTTCTTGCTACAAATACAACACCATCAAGCCCAATAGATACAGTTGAAGGTAATCTTGTAATTACAGGATATGATCAAACAACAGGTGAGGTAAGTTATGAATATACATTAAAAGATAACTTAGATCATACAACGGCACCAGGTGTTGAAATCATTGATAATATTAATTTAGAATTGAAAGATTCTGATGGAGATATTACTAATGGTTCATTAAAAATTAAAATTATTGATGATACGCCAGATGCTAAAGCAGATGAAAATTCTATAGATGAAAATAGCTTAACTGTAAGTGGTAATGTAGTTACTGGTGGTTCTGCAAATGATGTTGCAGATGACAGTGGTGCTGATAAACATGGTGTAAATGATACTGTGGTTGTTGGTGTAGAATTTGGAGGTACTGCTGGTACAGTTGGAAGTGAAATTCAAGGTTTATATGGAAAGCTTATCTTAAATGATGATGGTAGTTATACATATGAATTAGATAATACGAACCCAACTGTGGATGCATTAACTGATGGAGATAAACTAGAAGAAGTATTTAACTATACAATTGAAGATAAAGATGGAGACCAAGATAGTACAACTTTAAAAATTACTATTAATGGTAAAACAGATGCTTTATCTATTGATGTTGAGAATACACAAGTAGATGAAGACTTTATCCCTAATGTAGGAAATCAAACTGACCCAGATACTGATGCTGTAGCAAATCAAAATGTTGATACAGGAGATATTACTACTGTAGGTGCAGATACTATTACATTTAAAGACGGACAAACTACGACTTTAACTTCTGAAGGTGATTCAATAGATTTAGTTTATAGTAACTCTGACAAAACTATAACTGGTATGGCAAATGGTGAAGCAGTATTTGTAGCAACAATCGCTGCTGATGGGAAATCTTATACTTTTGAACTAAAAGGACAAGTTGATCATCCAGTAATGAACTCAGAAGATACAGTTAATCTTCCATTAGTAATTGAAGTATCAAATTCTGAAAAAACAATTACTGATACATTGAATGTAACAATTGCAGATGATATTCCTTCTGCAGCTGATGCTTCTGCAACTATTGATTTAAACCCAGATCCTGTAAATCTTGTATTTACATTAGATGTATCTGGAAGTATGGGTGAAGAAGTAAGTGGTACTGGTAAAGATAGATTAACTATAGCAAAAGAAGCAATGGAAGATCTAGTTGCTGAATATAAAAACTTAGGACATGATGTTTTAGTTCAAGTTAATACATTTAGTACGACTGCAAGTGGAACTGGTGCTTGGATGACTGCATCTGAATTAGAAACATTCTTAAATACATTATCTGATGGTGGATGGACAAACTATGAAGATGCTCTTCAAACAACAGAAGCAAACTATAGTGTTTCTCCAAATGGTGGAAAAACTTATGCATACTTCTTATCTGATGGAAACCCAACAGTAGAAATGGATGATTCAACTACAACTCCTGATGATGTAACAGCTGGTGATACGCAAGATGGCATTGATGACTTTATTGATACTTCATATGAAAATAGTTGGAATGCATTTGTTAATAATCCAACAAATAACATTGCAGGTACATATGCTGTAGGAATTGGTACAAATGTAAGTACAACTTATCTTTCACAAGTTTCTTCAAATGTAATTGAAGTTGATAATCCAGCAGATCTTTCTGCTACATTACAAAATACAGTTGTATTTGAAACTGGAAGTTTAGACTTTGACTTTGGTGCAGATGGAGCAGCAGATGGAACTAATGTAAAACTTGATGGTGATAAATTAGCATTTACTTGGGAAACTCCAACAGCAACTGATGCAAACGGTGCTACAGTAGCTGTAGTATGGGTAGTTTCTTCAAATGGTAAAGTATTAACAGGTACGATTGCAGGTGAAACAGTAGTTAAACTAGAAGCAAAAGATATCTTATCAGATAATCCAAAATATGAAATTACACAATTAGATAAAGATAGTGGAATTGAAGATATTAAAGTACCATATACTGTAACTGATGGTGATGGTGATAGTGTAACAGCAAATCTAAATATTGATGTAGTTGTTCCTGTAAATGATACTCCAACAATTGATATTGCTGGACCAGTAGAAGTTGATGAAGATAAATTAATTGATACAGCTGATACTGATGGATATGCAAATAATGAAGTTGTTACTAAATCTTTAAATGTAGACTTTGGTAATGATGGAGCTGGAACTGTAGAATTTGTTTCAGGTCAAACAACTGATTTAACATCTCAAGGTAAAGATATAACTATCGAGTTAAGTAACAATGGTCAAACTATGACAGGTGTTTCTTCTGATGGTAGAGATGTATTTACTATTGAATTAGATGTTGCAAATGATACATATACTTATACATTACTAGATGTAGTTGATCATCCTCAAATGGATGTTGAAGATAGAATTGACAATAACACATTTGATATGCATTATGAAGTAAAAGTAACAGATTCAAATGGTGATTTTGAAACTGATTCTATAAAAGTTAAAATTGCTGATGATATTGCCGAATCTGATGATACTTGTTTAACTATTCATACAACTGCACTTGAAAATCCAGTTAATCTTGTATTTACAATAGATGTATCAGGAAGTATGGATAGCAATGTATCTAATGGAAATAGTAGATTAGATATTGCAACAGATGCAACTATAGATTTAATTAACGAATATGTAAATAACAACCAAGATGTTATGGTTCAAATTAACACATTTAGCACATCAGCAGAAAGTATCAATATTGCAGGTAATGCTGATGGTTGGATGACAGCTTCTCAAGCAATTACTTATTTAAATAGTTTAAATGATGGAGATGGATATACAAACTTTGAACATGCATTAGCTATTACAGAAGATAACTATGAAACAGGAACTGTTCCAAATCCAGGTGCAGAATCGTATATGTACTTCTTAACAGATGGTAATCCAAATAGAGGTATTAATCTAAATGGTGACGATGTAGAAGTTGATAGTAATGGAAATCCTGTTATTGTTAATCAAGGACCAATTGATGCAGCATCTCAAGCTAAATGGGAAGCATTTGCATCAACATTTGATGATGTATATGCAATTGATATTGGTGGAAGCATTGATACTGATAAGTTATCGCCAATAACATTAACTGATGATGCAGACCATATTTTAGATGTATCAGATATTAATAACTTACCTCAAGTTTTAGTTAATACTGCAACTCCAAAAGTATTTGAAGGTCAATTAGACTTTACATTTGGTGCAGATGGAGCAGCTGATGGTACAGGTGTAAAACTTGATGGCGATAAATTAGCATTTACTTGGAATACAAATGATATCAAAGTAAATGGTGTAACAAATGCAGCAATTATTTGGACTGTATCTGCAAATGGATTAGAAATTGTTGGTAAAGATGCATCAAATAAAGTTGTTGCTAAATTAGAAGCTCAAGATATTGAGACTAATAATCCAACTTATGAGATTAGTAAGTTAGCACCAAATTCAGGAATTGATAGTATTGAATTACCATTTACAGTAAGTGATGCTGATGGAGATACTGCAACTTCAAATGTAAAAGTTGTAATAGTAGAAACTGATTCATTATCTATTGATATTGAAATTGGTAATCCAACAGTTTGCCCTTCAAATTGTCCAGATCCATTAGGTATTTGGAAACTTGGAGATACAGTTGGCTCTACTAAATTAGATGACATCTCTACAAATGATAATGATGGTACATATTATGGTGGTTATAAATTAAATCAAGCGGGAATAGATGGAAGTAGTACAGCTACTCACTTCTGGAAATCAGGACAAGGGTATGGTGTAATTGACCATGATAATGCTTATGAAGTAGATAATGGTACTGTTTCATTTTGGTTTAGAGATACAGGACATATTGGTGATGCTGGATTGTTCTCAAAAGATTCATCAGGATATGATGATGGTGGACATTTAAATATTAAAACTTTAAGTGATGGAAGAATTGAAGTAAGATTACAAAGTGATAATAATGAATACTATGTAAGAACTGATGCAAATTCATTCCAATTAAATGAATGGCACCATGTATCATTTAGTTTTGGTTCAGAAGGAATGAAATTATACTTTGATGGTGTTTTAGTTGATACTAACTCTTATACTGGTGGTATTGCAAATAATGAAGAACCTATTACTTTAGGAATTGCACAAAATCAAAGTGGAGATCAAGTTGCAAATAACTTAACAAATCCATATTCTGGTGATATGGATGATGTATCATTATATGGTTGTGAATTAAGTGCAGATCAAATCCATACAATGTACACAACTAAAAATGATATCATTCAAAATACTGGTTCAACAGGATATACGTACCCTGTTACTATTGACGTTGATTTAATTGATACTGACAATAGTAGTGCAAATACTGTTTCTGATATTACATTATCAAATGTACCAAATGATGGTATTTTAAGTGCAGGTACTAAAAATGTAGATGGAACTTGGACATTAGATGATACACAGTTAACGGATTTAACATTAACTATGCCAGATGCAACTACGCCAGACTTTGATATTACTGCAACAGTTTCATTTACTAATAGTACAACAGGTGAAGATGTTATCGCTGTTGATAATTCAATTATCGAAAACTATGCAGCATCTGATGATGATACTATTGATTTAACATCTGCAATTAACAATAACAAAGCGGATGTAATTGATATGACAAACGGTGAATCAAATACACTTAAACTTGATCTTCAAGATATTGTAGATTTAGATGATAGTGCAAATGCAGAGAAAGAATTAAAAATCTTCGGTGAAGATGGAGATGAAATTGTTCTTGAAGGTGGAGATGCAGCTTGGGATAAAGCTGGAACAGAAACTATAAATGGTGAAACATTTAATGTTTACAAAGGTGGAACAGCTGGAACTTCAAATATCAAGGTATTAATTGATGAAGATGTTTCTGTAGACCCAGACCTTTAA